The genome window GTCTGATTTGTTGCCTGATCTTTACTAAGCCTAGATGCGTTGGTTTGTTGATCTTGAGCGTTGTGTAATCGACATTGTGATTTGTCATGATGTACAAGCTTTGCTATGCTTACGTAGCTCTATTAAGATGATTGAAAATTTCaatgaatatatacatacatacatagATAGGCGCGTAACACATAACAGTACTTTACATAGTGTAATTAAAGAGCAAAAAAATGGGTACTGGATCCGTCCGCATGCCTCTAACTTACTCGTAATTCGAAGGGTACTTATAGTCCGTCAATTCATAGTAGTTTTCTTTAATGTTTCTGACACTGACGAATCTGCTCAAAATGTTTCCAGAACCGGCCTTATCGTTAGTACCGCTCATTCTTGCACCACCGAACCATTGTTGTGCAACAACAGCGCCTGTAGATTTATCGTTGATGTAGAAGTTACCAGCACTGTACTTTAGCTTTTCATCTGCAATTGCTATAGCTTCACGGTCACGAGCGAAGATAGAACCTGTCAACCCGTACTGACTTGTGGTATCAATTAATTCacaaacttcttcaaatttggCATCTGGATATTCATATACTGTCAACAATGGTCCAAAGAATTCTTGACTTAAATATGGGTGTCTTGGGTTTGTGGTTTTGAATACCGTTGGTTGAATGTAATAACCTTTAGACTTGTCGTAAGTACCACCGTAAATGATCTCTACTTCAGGATCATTCTTGGCATCATCAATAACCTTTGCCAGTTTATCGAAACTTTGTTCATGGATCACCGGCCCAACAAACCCATGAAGGTTTCCGCCATTGATCTTGGATGCAGATGTATTGACCGGTTGGATCTCACTCAAAGTACCAATGAGATCCGTTAAAAACTCATTACTCTTGCTTTCTGGCAAGTAAAGTCTGGAAGTAGCTGAACATTTTTGTCCTTGGAATTCGAAAGCACCTCTCAAGGTCGACAATACGGAATGTGGTATGTTAGCACTTGGGTGGATTAGATGAAAGTTTTTACCACCAGTTTCGCCAACGATGCGGGGGTAATCCTTGTACAAGCCGCTAACGACACCGTTTTGGATATCACCGTAAAGTTTCTTGAACACTGCAGTAGAACCTGTGAAATGCAAGGCAGCAAAAGAAGGATCACCCAAAACTTCCTTGGTAACCTCAACTGGATTACC of Kluyveromyces marxianus DMKU3-1042 DNA, complete genome, chromosome 3 contains these proteins:
- the PUT2 gene encoding 1-pyrroline-5-carboxylate dehydrogenase; the protein is MLSRIGLLRSSKRCIAQLSHIQPPKHIGNEPVKAFGSKDLVDWDLLRASLSKFKNSSLDVPLVINGERIYYNEDGGKRGISQQLNPANHSEVLANVTQATNADVQAAIKASKEAKDKWYKLPFYERASVFLKAADLICTKYRYDMLAATMLGQGKNVYQAEIDCITELADFFRFNVKYANELYAQQPLESSPGVWNRAEYRPLEGFVYAVTPFNFTAIAGNLVGAPALMGNTVVWKPSQNASLSNYLLLTVLEEAGLPKGVVNFVPGNPVEVTKEVLGDPSFAALHFTGSTAVFKKLYGDIQNGVVSGLYKDYPRIVGETGGKNFHLIHPSANIPHSVLSTLRGAFEFQGQKCSATSRLYLPESKSNEFLTDLIGTLSEIQPVNTSASKINGGNLHGFVGPVIHEQSFDKLAKVIDDAKNDPEVEIIYGGTYDKSKGYYIQPTVFKTTNPRHPYLSQEFFGPLLTVYEYPDAKFEEVCELIDTTSQYGLTGSIFARDREAIAIADEKLKYSAGNFYINDKSTGAVVAQQWFGGARMSGTNDKAGSGNILSRFVSVRNIKENYYELTDYKYPSNYE